A single Crateriforma conspicua DNA region contains:
- a CDS encoding protein kinase domain-containing protein translates to MIESIPPKSSPHLSSSQTLDDQPTGSPSPNGESAAPRSIDSPPPESRTPVGSASMHPSDALDGLNEDQQHRLSLLLEQYLSAIESGKSVDTRTMVADDPALLAPLQRCVDGLKHLQQCLVGTDSHLSDLAAPSHLDDFRLIRPIGRGGMGIVYEALQESLNRVVAVKLLPWTSTLNEKRLRRFQNEAEAAGQLQHPNIVPVYAVGCQRGIHYYAMPLIDGPSVEERIGDRSINPDWRWNVSAIADIADALQSAHQCGVVHRDVKPSNLIIDSRQKLWITDFGLAQYATNPSLTQTGDIVGTAKYMSPEQACGMTALVDGRSDIFSLAATLYEMLTGEDIHQGISPTSRWTATNAKPIASVRLRRPELPRDLNTVLQKAMSVQRDQRYDTAGDFADDLRRVVASQPTIARPPSLGDKMIRLASRHRRAFVGSIAAACLIFIAMAAGIAIITTQKQIAEDHRRRSNRFENLSRIAVDSLGTQMADMLADVPEASGARRRLLDQTINYYRRFVAEAQRDSLRQSDLAETQAKIGRFQMELGRPELAAEDFRHACDTYMALVQQDPADPRTRLQWSVCQNNLAESLAQLGHTAQAARYFTDAIENQQTVIESAAADTDGLQSTAQRHQARTWNNFGCLLARQNRITEARRAFQMAIDGIVDDPESLTASPPKSVSPSTAADLRASIRCNLGRVLLETDPAQAHTHLAAATSHYADQFKANPGDRNLAYQHAVALGMLGSACSRAGRPVDAYRHFVRARTMLEALAPHFADTDTDDRELVACWNQSGLVLQEIGRDAEAADAVRHAVQIQTELAKRSPDDPATQNELARLLVNLGLIQAKIGQTRAARTTLIRAVDTQNDVVRLTGSSEDSQADLVRFRRSLQEVASR, encoded by the coding sequence ATGATCGAATCCATTCCCCCCAAATCGTCGCCGCACTTGTCGTCGTCACAAACGCTCGACGACCAGCCGACCGGATCGCCGTCGCCCAACGGCGAATCGGCCGCCCCGCGGTCCATCGATTCGCCCCCGCCGGAATCGCGGACCCCGGTGGGCTCGGCGTCGATGCACCCCAGCGACGCGCTGGACGGATTGAACGAAGACCAACAGCACCGGCTGTCGTTGTTGTTGGAACAATATCTGTCGGCGATCGAGTCGGGGAAATCCGTAGACACCCGGACGATGGTGGCCGATGACCCCGCCTTACTGGCTCCGCTGCAACGATGTGTCGACGGATTGAAGCACCTTCAACAGTGCCTGGTCGGAACCGACAGCCATCTGTCGGATCTGGCCGCACCCAGCCACTTGGACGACTTTCGTCTGATCCGACCGATCGGCCGCGGCGGTATGGGCATCGTTTATGAAGCGTTGCAGGAATCATTGAATCGGGTGGTGGCCGTCAAACTGTTGCCGTGGACATCGACGCTGAATGAAAAGCGATTACGCCGCTTCCAAAATGAGGCCGAAGCCGCGGGACAATTGCAACACCCCAATATCGTTCCGGTCTACGCCGTCGGATGCCAGCGAGGCATTCATTACTACGCCATGCCGCTGATCGACGGTCCGTCGGTGGAAGAACGAATCGGCGATCGGTCAATCAATCCCGATTGGCGATGGAACGTCAGCGCGATCGCCGATATCGCCGACGCACTCCAGTCCGCTCATCAATGTGGCGTGGTTCATCGGGACGTCAAACCGTCCAACCTGATCATCGATTCGCGTCAAAAACTTTGGATCACCGACTTTGGCCTGGCCCAGTATGCGACCAACCCGTCTTTGACCCAAACCGGCGACATCGTCGGTACGGCCAAATACATGAGCCCGGAACAGGCGTGTGGCATGACCGCACTGGTCGACGGACGCAGCGATATTTTTTCGCTGGCCGCGACGCTGTATGAAATGCTGACCGGCGAAGACATCCATCAAGGGATTTCGCCGACGTCTCGCTGGACCGCCACCAATGCCAAGCCGATCGCTTCGGTCCGTCTCCGGCGTCCGGAATTGCCACGCGACTTGAACACCGTTTTGCAGAAAGCCATGTCGGTCCAGCGTGACCAGCGCTATGACACCGCGGGCGACTTCGCCGATGATCTGCGACGCGTCGTGGCCAGCCAACCGACCATCGCTCGCCCGCCGTCATTGGGCGACAAGATGATTCGCTTGGCGTCCCGGCACCGGCGTGCCTTCGTCGGGTCCATTGCCGCCGCCTGCTTGATCTTCATCGCCATGGCGGCCGGCATCGCCATCATCACGACGCAGAAACAGATCGCCGAAGACCACCGACGCCGTTCCAATCGCTTTGAAAACCTGTCACGCATCGCCGTCGACAGCTTGGGAACACAGATGGCGGACATGCTGGCGGACGTCCCCGAAGCCTCCGGTGCAAGGCGACGTTTGCTGGATCAAACCATCAACTATTATCGACGGTTTGTGGCCGAAGCCCAACGCGATTCGCTTCGACAAAGCGACTTGGCGGAAACCCAAGCCAAGATCGGCCGCTTTCAAATGGAACTCGGGCGTCCCGAACTTGCCGCCGAAGACTTTCGTCATGCCTGCGACACCTACATGGCGTTGGTCCAGCAAGATCCGGCTGACCCCCGCACGCGTTTGCAATGGTCGGTCTGCCAAAACAACCTTGCCGAATCCCTGGCTCAACTGGGGCACACCGCCCAGGCGGCCCGGTACTTCACCGACGCGATCGAAAACCAGCAAACCGTGATCGAATCGGCCGCCGCCGACACTGATGGATTGCAAAGTACCGCTCAGCGGCACCAAGCCCGAACGTGGAACAACTTCGGTTGTCTGCTGGCACGACAAAACCGAATCACCGAAGCCCGTCGTGCTTTTCAAATGGCCATCGACGGTATCGTGGACGATCCCGAATCATTGACGGCAAGCCCCCCAAAGTCCGTCTCGCCATCCACCGCAGCCGATCTGCGCGCATCGATACGCTGCAATCTTGGGCGTGTGTTATTGGAAACCGATCCCGCCCAAGCACACACCCACTTGGCGGCGGCGACATCCCATTACGCCGATCAATTCAAAGCCAACCCGGGTGATCGCAACTTGGCTTACCAACACGCGGTCGCACTGGGCATGCTGGGATCGGCCTGTTCGCGTGCGGGACGACCGGTCGATGCGTACCGCCACTTCGTCCGGGCCCGAACGATGCTTGAGGCTTTGGCACCACACTTTGCCGACACCGATACCGACGACCGTGAATTGGTCGCGTGTTGGAATCAAAGCGGTTTGGTGTTGCAGGAAATCGGCCGCGACGCCGAAGCCGCCGACGCGGTTCGCCATGCGGTTCAGATTCAAACCGAACTTGCCAAACGATCCCCCGATGACCCCGCGACGCAAAATGAACTGGCACGATTGCTGGTGAATCTGGGACTTATCCAAGCCAAGATCGGCCAAACCCGCGCGGCCCGCACCACGCTGATTCGCGCGGTCGACACCCAGAACGACGTCGTCCGATTGACGGGCAGCAGCGAAGACTCACAGGCCGACTTGGTGCGTTTCCGACGTTCGCTGCAGGAGGTTGCGTCACGATGA
- a CDS encoding alpha-amylase family glycosyl hydrolase produces MPRLQQHWEDAQVDETLRHEFEVRLNEHWSDLFELLFDLYGTRYDFFYHLEQILLTTADAWIHRPESLRRLDRHRVLEPDWFASQKVVGGALYVDLFSENLGKLRESIDYFKQLGLTYLHLMPLFAVRPGDNDGGYAISNYRSVDPRLGTIDDLRLLADALREAGITLVLDFVFNHTSDDHQWAQQAQAGDREYQQFYYIFPDRTLPDQYEQTLREIFPTVRRGNFTWHDGMRQWVWTTFNSFQWDLNYSNPAVFRAMAEEMFFIADTGVDILRLDAVAFIWKEMGTSCENLPKAHKLIQAFNRLARIATPGMVFKSEAIVHPDDVVRYISPEECQISYNPTLMALLWESLATRECRLLVKSLSHRHRLPPDTAWVNYLRCHDDIGWTFDDADAAQIGINAYDHRQFLNRFYTGQFKGSFARGVPFQENLDTGDMRIAGTLASLAGLEKAIEEDDEEGKDLAIKRMLLLQGITLSIGGIPLIYLGEEWAMLNDYEFVKDPAKAGDTRWVHRPKMQWEFLAELDDSLEASGGSIRRRVFLSLQRMIAARKSLRALAGQAMELVNVNNTHVLSFVRHCDSHRLIVLANFSEQPQTVSGNLLRTAGIGRFFEDAISGQTIGTSHDIHLDGYQLMWLKRV; encoded by the coding sequence ATGCCGCGATTGCAGCAACATTGGGAAGATGCCCAAGTTGATGAAACGCTGCGTCACGAGTTCGAAGTCCGTTTGAACGAACACTGGTCGGACTTGTTCGAGTTGTTGTTCGACTTGTACGGCACGCGCTACGACTTCTTCTATCACCTTGAACAGATTCTGTTGACCACGGCGGATGCTTGGATCCACCGTCCGGAATCGCTGCGCCGCTTGGACCGTCACCGTGTGTTGGAACCGGACTGGTTCGCATCGCAGAAGGTGGTGGGTGGCGCGTTGTATGTCGACTTGTTCAGCGAAAATCTTGGCAAGTTGCGAGAGTCGATCGACTACTTCAAGCAACTCGGGCTGACGTATCTGCACCTGATGCCGTTGTTTGCGGTCCGTCCCGGTGACAATGACGGCGGTTATGCGATCAGCAATTATCGCAGCGTGGATCCGCGACTGGGGACGATCGACGACTTGAGGTTGCTGGCTGATGCCCTGCGTGAAGCCGGGATCACCTTGGTTTTGGATTTCGTCTTCAACCACACCTCCGACGATCACCAATGGGCGCAGCAGGCCCAGGCCGGAGACCGAGAGTATCAACAGTTCTATTACATTTTCCCCGATCGCACGCTGCCGGATCAATACGAACAGACATTGCGCGAGATCTTTCCGACCGTCCGCCGCGGCAACTTCACGTGGCACGACGGAATGCGGCAATGGGTGTGGACGACCTTCAACAGCTTTCAGTGGGATTTGAACTACAGCAATCCCGCCGTATTCCGCGCAATGGCTGAGGAGATGTTCTTCATCGCCGATACCGGCGTCGACATCTTGCGTTTGGACGCGGTGGCGTTCATTTGGAAGGAAATGGGCACCAGTTGTGAAAACCTGCCCAAGGCTCACAAGTTGATCCAGGCGTTCAATCGTCTGGCACGGATCGCGACGCCGGGAATGGTGTTCAAGTCCGAAGCGATCGTGCATCCGGATGATGTGGTGCGTTACATCAGTCCCGAAGAGTGCCAGATTTCTTACAACCCAACGCTGATGGCATTGTTGTGGGAATCGTTGGCCACCCGTGAATGTCGCTTGTTGGTCAAATCGCTAAGTCACCGACATCGTTTGCCCCCGGACACGGCTTGGGTGAATTACCTGCGGTGCCATGACGATATCGGTTGGACGTTCGATGATGCCGACGCGGCGCAGATCGGTATCAACGCGTATGATCACCGCCAATTCTTGAATCGGTTCTATACCGGACAGTTCAAAGGTTCCTTTGCGCGTGGCGTTCCGTTCCAGGAAAACCTGGACACCGGCGATATGCGAATTGCGGGAACGTTGGCTTCGTTGGCTGGGTTGGAAAAAGCCATTGAGGAGGATGACGAGGAGGGCAAGGACCTGGCGATCAAGCGGATGCTGTTGCTGCAAGGCATCACGCTAAGCATTGGCGGAATTCCGCTGATCTATCTGGGCGAAGAATGGGCGATGCTGAACGATTACGAGTTCGTCAAAGACCCGGCCAAGGCGGGGGACACGCGATGGGTTCACCGACCCAAGATGCAGTGGGAATTCTTGGCGGAACTGGACGATAGTTTGGAGGCGTCGGGCGGATCGATTCGCCGTCGTGTGTTCCTGTCTTTGCAACGCATGATTGCGGCCCGAAAATCGTTGCGGGCATTGGCCGGACAAGCGATGGAACTGGTCAATGTGAACAACACGCATGTGCTGAGCTTTGTACGGCACTGTGACAGTCACCGGTTGATCGTGCTGGCGAACTTTTCCGAACAACCGCAGACCGTCAGCGGCAATCTATTGCGGACCGCGGGGATCGGACGCTTCTTCGAAGACGCGATCAGCGGCCAAACCATCGGCACCAGCCACGACATCCACTTGGATGGTTATCAACTGATGTGGTTGAAACGCGTTTGA
- a CDS encoding HAD-IIB family hydrolase, which produces MSLLDPERSLKITLISLHGLIRAKNPELGRDADTGGQIKYVLELARELSRHERVREVELLTRQIIDPNIDDEYAQLEEPISENAKIVRIPFGPKRYLRKEALWPYIEMFVDQTLSHFRRSGLPDIIHGHYADAGLAGAQLARLVHVPYIFTGHSLGRVKKQRLSLGKSSPETLERKYKFVLRTEAEEIALETAAMVVTSTNQEVQDQYELYDHYQPSRMEVIPPGVDLDSFSPPGSDYAVPEGLKSIDRFLTDPSKPMILAMARPDERKNLTKLVEVYGNSEQLREVANLVMVMGTRDDMRTLPKGQRHVLEDVMYLIDKYDLYGSVAYPKQHQPDDVPDLYRMATRSKGVFINPALTEPFGLTLLEAGATGLPIVATNDGGPRDIIANCDNGLLVDPMDDEAIEHALLRALTEPDQWETWSKAGIHGTRKHYSWSNHADRYLRDLDDILQDSPAPTLVTAPRLKRLPEFDRLIVTDLDNTLTGDDEALAEFAQLIRDNDHIGFGIATGRRLDTALELIDQLGLPRPDVLDTDSGTQLHYGTSLTPDRSWQKQIGYAWKPDEVHRVLDDQPGFFLQEDCHQSQFKISYEIDAKVAPNTSEIKKLLRESGVRAKVVLSLGMYLDIIPVRGGSDLSMRHLLWKWGFSPDNVLVAGDSGNDAGMLLGRTLGVVVGNYSSELERLRKRPRVYFAEACHAAGILEGIRYYQFLDNIVIPNDRIDPAPSND; this is translated from the coding sequence ATGAGCCTTTTGGATCCCGAACGTTCACTAAAAATTACTCTGATCAGCCTTCACGGGCTGATTCGTGCGAAAAATCCCGAGTTGGGTCGAGACGCCGATACGGGCGGGCAAATCAAGTACGTCCTGGAATTGGCTCGAGAGTTATCTCGCCACGAGCGTGTCCGCGAAGTCGAGTTGCTGACGCGTCAAATCATCGATCCAAACATCGACGACGAATACGCGCAGTTGGAGGAACCGATCAGCGAGAACGCCAAGATCGTCCGCATTCCTTTCGGTCCCAAACGGTATCTGCGAAAGGAGGCGTTGTGGCCTTACATCGAAATGTTCGTCGACCAAACGCTGTCGCACTTTCGGCGTTCGGGATTGCCTGACATCATTCACGGCCACTATGCCGATGCCGGCTTGGCCGGTGCTCAACTGGCGCGACTGGTTCACGTCCCCTACATCTTCACCGGGCACTCACTGGGACGGGTGAAGAAACAACGGCTGTCGTTGGGCAAATCATCGCCGGAAACTTTGGAGCGCAAGTACAAGTTTGTGTTGCGTACCGAGGCGGAGGAGATTGCGCTGGAAACTGCTGCGATGGTGGTGACCAGTACGAACCAGGAGGTTCAAGATCAGTACGAGCTGTATGACCATTATCAGCCGTCGCGGATGGAAGTGATTCCGCCGGGGGTTGATCTGGATTCGTTTTCGCCGCCGGGTTCTGACTACGCGGTTCCCGAAGGTTTGAAGTCGATTGATCGATTCCTGACCGATCCGTCAAAGCCCATGATTTTGGCGATGGCGCGTCCGGACGAACGTAAGAATTTGACCAAGCTGGTGGAGGTGTACGGCAACAGCGAACAGCTGCGCGAAGTGGCCAACTTGGTGATGGTGATGGGAACCCGCGATGACATGCGGACGTTACCCAAGGGCCAGCGTCACGTGTTGGAAGACGTCATGTACCTGATCGACAAGTACGACTTGTACGGCAGTGTGGCGTACCCGAAGCAGCACCAGCCGGACGATGTTCCCGACTTGTACCGGATGGCGACACGATCCAAAGGCGTCTTCATCAACCCGGCGCTGACCGAACCGTTCGGTTTGACTTTGTTGGAAGCCGGCGCAACGGGGCTTCCGATCGTTGCGACGAACGACGGTGGTCCTCGTGACATCATCGCCAACTGTGACAACGGTTTGTTGGTCGATCCGATGGACGACGAAGCCATCGAGCATGCTTTGCTGCGTGCGTTGACCGAACCGGACCAATGGGAAACATGGTCCAAGGCGGGCATTCACGGGACGCGCAAACATTATTCCTGGTCCAATCATGCGGACCGTTATCTTCGTGACCTGGATGACATTCTGCAGGATTCCCCTGCCCCGACGTTGGTGACCGCACCACGGTTAAAACGGCTGCCGGAATTCGATCGTTTGATCGTGACGGACCTGGACAACACGTTGACCGGCGACGACGAGGCCTTGGCGGAATTTGCGCAACTGATCCGCGACAACGACCATATCGGTTTCGGGATCGCGACCGGCCGCCGGTTGGACACGGCGTTGGAACTGATCGACCAGCTGGGATTGCCGCGGCCGGACGTTTTAGACACCGATTCCGGGACACAGTTGCATTACGGTACGTCGTTGACGCCGGACCGCAGCTGGCAAAAACAGATCGGCTATGCGTGGAAACCGGACGAGGTTCATCGGGTTCTGGATGACCAGCCGGGATTCTTTCTGCAAGAAGATTGCCACCAGTCGCAGTTCAAAATCAGTTACGAAATCGACGCCAAAGTTGCGCCGAACACGTCGGAAATCAAAAAGCTGCTTCGCGAATCCGGGGTGCGTGCTAAGGTTGTTTTGTCGCTGGGGATGTACCTGGACATCATCCCCGTGCGGGGCGGCAGCGATCTGTCCATGCGGCACTTGCTTTGGAAGTGGGGTTTTTCACCCGATAACGTGCTGGTTGCGGGAGATTCCGGCAACGACGCGGGAATGCTGTTGGGCCGTACTTTAGGCGTCGTTGTAGGTAACTACAGTAGCGAGCTGGAACGGCTGCGCAAGCGACCGCGGGTCTACTTTGCCGAGGCGTGCCACGCGGCGGGCATCTTGGAAGGCATTCGGTACTATCAGTTTCTAGACAACATCGTGATTCCTAATGATCGGATCGATCCAGCACCGAGCAACGACTAA
- a CDS encoding SgcJ/EcaC family oxidoreductase codes for MRNFLKVASFVVLNLGCVSFSVADEQAVRQVIADYAAAFNDHHIDRISELWSADGILVDRTTGERITGRDAIVQDLRQVFRTHPNTRIFGSIDRVRFIKPDIARVSGSVRVSAPGNTTEEVTDFSALVVQQQTHWVIDTIEESQPAVPASPGEALADLKDLIGRWVDEADGGQIVNEFRYTDGGNFVTRTFHFVREGDVVRRGTQVIGWDPRSGEIRGWTFNTDGSFGDSVWQQADGKWLIKSTQTLADGRAASGTFVLKAVSDDEMTMELVGHEIEGEPQPAGVSVTLRRVAPEDAESGETSAADNASAQ; via the coding sequence GTGCGAAACTTTTTGAAAGTTGCCAGCTTTGTCGTGCTGAATTTGGGGTGCGTTTCGTTCTCGGTCGCTGACGAACAGGCCGTCCGGCAAGTCATTGCCGACTACGCCGCCGCCTTCAACGATCATCACATTGATCGTATTTCCGAACTGTGGTCCGCCGACGGCATACTGGTGGATCGAACAACGGGAGAACGAATCACCGGTCGTGATGCGATCGTTCAAGATCTGCGGCAAGTGTTTCGCACGCATCCAAACACGCGGATTTTTGGATCGATCGATCGTGTCCGCTTCATCAAACCCGACATCGCTCGGGTCAGTGGATCGGTGCGTGTGAGCGCCCCGGGCAATACGACAGAAGAAGTCACGGATTTCTCGGCCTTGGTTGTCCAGCAACAAACGCATTGGGTGATCGACACGATCGAAGAATCGCAACCAGCGGTTCCCGCGTCACCCGGCGAAGCCTTGGCCGATTTGAAAGACTTGATCGGACGTTGGGTTGATGAGGCCGATGGTGGTCAAATCGTCAACGAGTTTCGGTACACCGACGGCGGCAATTTTGTGACCCGCACGTTCCACTTTGTTCGCGAAGGCGACGTGGTTCGTCGTGGCACGCAAGTCATCGGCTGGGATCCTCGCAGCGGCGAGATTCGCGGATGGACGTTCAACACCGATGGAAGTTTCGGTGACAGCGTCTGGCAGCAAGCCGATGGAAAGTGGTTGATCAAGTCCACACAGACCTTGGCTGATGGCCGTGCGGCATCGGGCACATTTGTTTTGAAGGCAGTTTCGGATGACGAGATGACCATGGAGCTGGTCGGACACGAGATTGAAGGCGAGCCACAGCCCGCCGGAGTCTCGGTGACGTTACGTCGCGTTGCACCGGAGGACGCCGAGTCGGGTGAGACTTCTGCGGCTGATAACGCATCGGCTCAGTGA
- a CDS encoding glycoside hydrolase 5 family protein codes for MKNVLPFLLATFLCVPCFAQQATGYIHVEQIDGVWWFVNAEGGKFVSIGVNHIEPHLWLAPYNKSATLKKYGTDMVDADGHFNTHGDAAQKWINAQVEVSQCLGFNTFGKHTHPAIDPRLYQQQIYYIASLDTAPLAGWQQRRGRGPRPDVFSADFRASVERRVEQVTTLHQDQRNLIGYLYTDVPSWVMGRAEQAEQNDTTMIYPWINAILPLGESSPGKRKWLEHLASRYPDVEAAAKAWGMPISPTYGISWDELARQVDWTNPNDVGSAKKDMASFMPIIAKQWYAIHEEIIRRHDPNHLILGDKNMVMWHHDFVLPAIKEHVDVVCVQAYGPWERDKQLTDMIYQATGKPIFNGDGCFGYAGSNQQQWGVKGFRTGATSVEEVASLYEGMLRGMMSTPYYIGWHHCGYLEQWDAAERGDSPRNENGFLDPFEQPHKQWTDVLQQVNHQAAKLHESAR; via the coding sequence ATGAAGAACGTTCTGCCCTTTCTACTTGCCACTTTTCTGTGCGTTCCGTGTTTCGCTCAGCAAGCAACTGGCTACATCCATGTTGAACAGATCGATGGTGTTTGGTGGTTTGTGAACGCTGAGGGGGGGAAGTTTGTCAGCATCGGCGTCAATCACATTGAACCGCACCTGTGGCTGGCTCCCTACAACAAATCAGCCACGCTGAAAAAGTATGGGACCGACATGGTTGATGCCGATGGCCATTTCAATACCCATGGTGATGCGGCTCAAAAGTGGATCAACGCTCAGGTCGAAGTGTCGCAATGTCTTGGCTTCAATACCTTTGGTAAACATACGCATCCGGCCATCGATCCTCGGCTGTACCAACAGCAGATTTACTACATCGCGTCGCTCGATACGGCCCCGCTGGCCGGTTGGCAACAACGTCGCGGACGTGGCCCGCGACCTGATGTGTTTTCGGCCGACTTCCGCGCGTCCGTCGAAAGACGCGTCGAGCAGGTCACCACGCTCCATCAGGATCAACGCAACTTGATCGGCTATCTGTACACCGACGTGCCCAGTTGGGTCATGGGGCGTGCCGAGCAGGCGGAGCAGAACGATACGACCATGATCTATCCGTGGATCAATGCGATCCTTCCGCTCGGCGAATCGTCGCCGGGGAAACGAAAGTGGCTGGAACACTTGGCTTCCCGATACCCGGACGTTGAAGCCGCTGCGAAAGCATGGGGGATGCCGATCAGTCCCACGTACGGGATCTCATGGGACGAACTGGCTCGTCAGGTGGACTGGACCAATCCGAACGACGTGGGATCTGCCAAGAAGGACATGGCGTCATTCATGCCGATCATCGCCAAGCAGTGGTACGCCATTCACGAAGAGATCATTCGCAGGCACGACCCGAATCATCTGATTCTTGGCGACAAAAACATGGTGATGTGGCACCACGACTTTGTTTTGCCGGCGATCAAAGAGCACGTCGACGTCGTCTGTGTGCAAGCTTATGGGCCTTGGGAAAGAGACAAACAGCTGACGGACATGATTTACCAGGCAACTGGCAAGCCAATCTTCAACGGCGACGGTTGTTTCGGCTACGCGGGTTCCAACCAGCAACAGTGGGGTGTGAAAGGTTTCCGCACGGGGGCAACATCTGTGGAAGAAGTCGCCTCGCTCTACGAAGGCATGCTGCGAGGCATGATGTCCACACCGTACTACATCGGTTGGCATCACTGTGGCTATCTGGAACAGTGGGATGCCGCCGAACGCGGCGACTCACCGCGCAATGAAAATGGATTCCTTGATCCCTTTGAACAGCCGCACAAACAATGGACGGATGTTCTTCAGCAGGTCAACCATCAAGCGGCAAAATTGCACGAGTCGGCGCGATAA
- a CDS encoding sulfatase-like hydrolase/transferase, producing the protein MIQFFCIFAAMTALDAADQRPNVIVVMADDISARDFPIYGSTTCYGQPAVTPVIDRLASEGCYINTAWSSTVCMPTRAMVMSGRYAHLTKWWDNGEFGKSKRGGIYPVADSSPLTIGQLAKQAGYRSIWVGKTHVTTGSSYTRFGFDEGVFTPGEPEVRGTSPFDHFRNLKNKEFWNSDSFLWWPEVQVANHPDHPGTSFTWQETAISDYGPDVEMDHILEFMERSQQQGKPFFVYHTSHLGHQAVDMASPRHNMTWPGTPRLTWNADTRTYTRHRPKITANGPTDRLSTTYEKENITPDELKFQIEYLDFQLWQYLEKLEQIGELENTVVIFTSDNGTKGWKASVEKQRSLHVPLIIYAPGQPQFVQGKQDILSDLSDLLPTLAEIMGADLPSFDEYELNGTSLWPYLTKQTPDHRDWIYAYKGNRQMVRGHLLLRDGKGDWWDCSDLPHDMDSFPPIENLDTLSPPQQTEKAMIDEVLKRFARTDVGGSHSFHEDPSRRLTESEKQKMRLKQEKLEKHLMKFE; encoded by the coding sequence ATGATCCAATTCTTCTGCATTTTTGCTGCGATGACCGCGCTGGACGCTGCGGACCAGCGCCCTAACGTCATCGTGGTGATGGCGGACGACATCAGTGCTCGCGACTTTCCGATCTACGGTTCGACCACATGCTATGGCCAGCCTGCTGTCACTCCGGTCATCGATCGCTTGGCAAGCGAAGGCTGCTACATCAACACTGCTTGGTCATCCACCGTTTGCATGCCCACCCGTGCAATGGTGATGAGCGGTCGATACGCACATTTGACGAAATGGTGGGACAATGGCGAGTTCGGGAAATCCAAACGCGGTGGGATCTATCCGGTCGCTGATAGCTCGCCGTTGACGATCGGGCAGTTGGCCAAGCAAGCCGGTTACCGATCGATTTGGGTCGGTAAGACGCACGTCACGACCGGTTCAAGTTACACGCGATTCGGTTTTGATGAAGGAGTTTTCACGCCGGGTGAACCTGAGGTTCGCGGCACGAGCCCGTTCGATCACTTTCGAAACCTAAAGAACAAGGAATTCTGGAATTCGGATTCATTTCTGTGGTGGCCGGAAGTGCAAGTCGCGAATCACCCCGACCATCCCGGCACGTCGTTCACGTGGCAGGAAACCGCAATCAGCGATTACGGACCTGACGTTGAAATGGATCACATCCTGGAATTCATGGAGCGATCCCAACAGCAGGGCAAACCGTTTTTCGTCTACCACACCTCACACTTGGGCCATCAAGCCGTCGACATGGCCAGCCCGCGACACAACATGACTTGGCCCGGGACACCCCGATTGACCTGGAACGCCGACACGAGAACGTACACGCGTCACCGACCGAAGATCACGGCCAATGGCCCGACTGACAGGCTAAGTACGACCTATGAAAAGGAGAACATCACACCGGATGAACTGAAGTTTCAGATCGAGTATCTGGATTTCCAATTGTGGCAGTACCTTGAGAAACTCGAGCAGATCGGCGAGTTGGAAAACACCGTCGTCATTTTTACTTCAGACAACGGTACCAAAGGCTGGAAGGCCTCAGTCGAAAAGCAACGTAGTCTGCACGTCCCTCTCATCATTTACGCTCCCGGACAGCCGCAGTTCGTTCAAGGCAAGCAGGACATTCTTTCCGATCTGTCCGACCTGCTGCCAACACTGGCCGAAATTATGGGGGCGGACCTGCCGTCTTTCGATGAATATGAATTGAACGGCACCAGCCTGTGGCCGTATCTGACGAAACAAACACCCGATCATCGCGATTGGATCTACGCCTACAAGGGAAACCGCCAGATGGTCCGCGGCCACCTCTTGCTACGCGATGGAAAAGGCGACTGGTGGGACTGCAGTGACCTTCCACACGACATGGATTCCTTTCCGCCCATCGAGAACTTGGACACTCTCTCACCGCCGCAGCAAACGGAAAAAGCGATGATCGATGAGGTCTTGAAACGATTTGCCCGCACCGACGTCGGTGGTTCGCATTCGTTTCACGAAGATCCATCACGTCGATTGACTGAAAGCGAAAAACAGAAGATGCGTCTGAAACAAGAAAAGTTAGAAAAGCATCTCATGAAATTTGAGTAG